A window from Ostrinia nubilalis chromosome 13, ilOstNubi1.1, whole genome shotgun sequence encodes these proteins:
- the LOC135077121 gene encoding uncharacterized protein LOC135077121, translated as MVPIFAVSIFLNLCKTCLSRKSFPKKGIVVKPLVSDDFNRRGQIDLVDFQTSPDQEFKWLLQYQDHLTKFSFLRPLKSKQAKEVAIEMLKIFLEVGCPHILQSDNGREFTASVLKEIVSLWPACKIVNGRPRYPQSQGSIERSNQDVKNMIRAWMTDNKSTNWSIGCYFVQFQKNSSYHSTIARTPYKALFGEDPKLGLSSTYLSKNIISKLENEEDLEKLLEEINNSKEQNSDQEDKVENVNTINITNVDTLNIEQEEIKTSHEIIIKEQINIANDPELLPALHANSPVVTDAIIDVPDNKQDNNIISLHSTNSNDSEKQGKPNENNNMYKEIITIEKTTAPSILPFVGDIGVIEEPNYVMCHVCNEESSGAHICTDCKKNVHAICGVVPEEMEGYGSQLLCNLCVNERKIVQERTESHINLKRAADKMLSTSSKKFKDISAGSTVLVEVPKVDRGPLDNKNLVGKVLMKKNELYQVGTAFGIIKDWIPRNAILSSPNAEPRSDIPEVILPLRTIASMSSPFGGQGMKQCNCKKIKNGQCLSNRCNCKKANVLCNSRCHSSLTCNNK; from the exons ATGGTGCCAATATTTGCGGtctcaatatttttaaatttgtgTAAAACATGCCTTTCAAgaaaaagttttccaaaaaaagGAATAGTCGTAAAACCGTTGGTTTCTGACGACTTCAATCGACGGGGACAAATAGATCTTGTGGACTTCCAAACATCTCCAGATCAAGAGTTTAAATGGTTGTTGCAGTACCAggatcatttaacaaaattcagttttttgcGACCGTTAAAAAGCAAACAAGCAAAAGAAGTGGCTATCGAGATGCTTAAAATTTTTTTAGAAGTTGGCTGTCCTCATATCCTACAAAGTGATAATGGACGTGAGTTCACAGCATCTGTGCTGAAAGAAATAGTCAGTTTGTGGCCTGCTTGTAAAATAGTTAATGGAAGACCAAGATATCCGCAAAGCCAAGGAAGTATAGAACGTTCAAATCAAGAcgtaaaaaatatgattagaGCATGGATGACAGATAACAAATCTACTAATTGGTCCATTGGGTGCTATTTCGTTCAGTTCCAGAAAAATTCATCCTACCATTCAACAATTGCCCGAACTCCGTATAAAGCCTTGTTTGGCGAGGATCCAAAACTCGGACTCTCATCCACCTACTTATCTAAAAACATAATATCCAAATTAGAAAATGAAGAAGATCTAGAAAAATTGCTTGAAGAGATTAATAACAGCAAAGAACAAAATTCAGATCAAGAGGATAAAGTGGAAaacgtaaatacaataaatattacaaatgtTGACACTCTGAATATTGAAcaagaagaaataaaaacaagtcatgaaataataataaaagaacaaaTTAACATTGCAAACGATCCCGAACTACTTCCCGCTTTACATGCAAATTCACCTGTGGTTACGGATGCTATTATTGATGTACCAGATAATAAGCAGGacaataatataatatcttTACACAGCACAAATAGCAACGATTCGGAAAAACAAGGAAAaccaaatgaaaataataatatgtacaaaGAAATCATCACCATAGAAAAAACCACCGCACCAAGCATACTGCCTTTTGTAGGTGATATTGGTGTAATTGAAGAACCAAATTATGTTATGTGTCACGTATGCAACGAAGAATCATCTGGAGCTCATATATGTACAGATTGCAAAAAAAATGTTCACGCCATATGTGGAGTTGTGCCTGAGGAAATGGAGGGCTATGGGTCGCAATTGCTTTGCAATTTATGTGTGAATGAACGTAAAATCGTTCAAGAAAGAACAGAATCACACATAAATTTAAAAAGAGCGGCAGATAAAATGTTATCTACGTCATCTAAGAAATTTAAAGATATCAGTGCTGGTTCAACTGTATTAGTTGAAGTCCCAAAAGTTGACAGGGGACCTTTGGACAATAAAAACCTGGTTGGAAAGGTTTTAATGAAAAAGAACGAATTATATCAAGTTGGTACTGCGTTTGGCATAATCAAAGATTGGATACCTCGAAATGCTATTCTTTCCTCTCCAAATGCAGAGCCACGCAGTGACATTCCAGAG GTGATATTGCCGTTAAGAACAATAGCATCGATGTCTTCACCATTTGGCGGGCAAGGCATGAAGCAATgcaattgtaaaaaaataaaaaatggacAATGCCTTTCTAATAGGTGCAATTGCAAAAAAGCCAATGTTCTTTGCAACTCTCGGTGCCACAGCTCTTTGACGTGCAACAAtaagtga